The genomic stretch CACCGGGGGCTGCCAGAGCTACTACCTCGACGCGAACGGCCGCAACAGCATCGGCTTCCCGTGGAGCACGGACCGCATGCAGGCGCTACTGGCCGAGTTCGACCACGACAACTACGACAAGCGCTCACCCCGCGCCGCGCGAGGGCACGTGGCGACGACACGCGCATGATGCCGAGCCCGCGTGGGCTCGCCGTCATCGCCTACGGCAGGCGCCAGTGCTTGGGAACGGGCGCGGACTTCCGCGTCGCGGGGTCGAAGCCCACCATCACGACCTCCACGCGGCAGACCACCTTGTCGTCCGCGTGGACCACCTGCTCCAGGGTCAGGCTCTTGTCGCCGATGCCGATGGCGCGTGTGTGCAGCGTGAACACTTGCCCGTAGCGGCCCTCGCGCGGGTAGTCCATGGCGAGGCGCGCCAGCACGAACCACGGGATCTCCGAGCGCTCGTCCGGGATGTTCTTGAAGAAGGTCTCGCGCCCGACCTCGGCGAACGCCGCGTAGGACCCCGAGCTGATGTGACCCATGGCGTCCGTGTCGGAGAAGCGCACCTGGATGGTGTCCTCGACGGGCGCCAGCACGACCGTAGCTTTGACCTGCTCGCTCATGCGGGGCGATAGCACGACGCGGCCCGCTCAGCAGCCCGTGACGACGCGCGACAGCGGAGCGTGGACCGCAGCCGGCGTCAACCGAGCAGCCTCGTGAGCTCCGACACCAGCAGGGCCAGCGCGAACGGCTTCTGGAGAAACACGGTGCGCTCGGGCGCGTCGCGGACCGCGTCGGCGGCGGTGTGGTCGAGGCCGCTCATCATGACGATGGGCAGCTGCGGCGAGTGCGTGCGGAGAGCGCGCACCAGCTCGTTGCCGGTCATGCCCGGCATCACGACGTCGACGACCGCGGCCGCGTAGCGCCCGGGGTACGCCGCAGCGTGCGCGGCGGCGTCCGTGCTGGAGCCGAAGACGCTCACCTCGAAGCCGGCCTGCACCAGCACCTCCCGCACGACGCTGCGCACCATGTCCTCGTCGTCCACCAAGAGGATGCGCGTACCGGGTCGCTGCGAAGCCCGCTGCTCGCGGCCCGCCTCGCGCGCCGCCTCGGGGGCGCCGCTGCGTTCGCCGGCCGGAAGCGTGACGCGAAACGTGGTGCCCTCCCCTTCGGCGCTGCGCACGTCGAGACGCCCGTGATGACCCCGAACGATGCCCAGCACGGCCGAGAGCCCCAGCCCGCGCCCCGTCTCCTTGGTGGTGAAGAACGGCTCGAAGATGCGGCGCTGCGTCTCTTCGCCCATGCCCGCCCCGCTGTCCGTGACTTCGAAGAAGACCACCCCATGAGGGGCTGGGTAGTCGTCGGGCAAAGGCACGGATGGGTCCACATCGGAGCCAGACGTGACGTGGATGGTCCCCTCGCCACCACCGAGCGCGTCGGACGCGTTGGTGAGCAGGTTCATGATGACCTGTTGAATCTGCGCCGCGTCGACCGACACGGGCGGCAACGCCGGGTCGAGCGCATAGGTGAGCCGCGCGCGCTTGGAGAGGCCCGAGGCGATCAGGCTGCCCATGTCCGTGATGAGCGCGTTCAGGTCCGCGAGACCGACACGGAAGTGCCCGCGCCCGGCGTAGACCAGCATCTGATGCGTCAGCTCGGCGGCCCTCAGCGCAGCGCGCTCGCCCTGCTGCACCAGCTCGCTCGCACGTGACACCGCCGGCACGTCGCGCGCGAGGAGGTTCAGGCTACCGAGGATGACCGCCAGCAGGTTGTTGAAGTCGTGCGCGATGCCCCCGGCCAAGAGCCCGAGGCTCTCCAGGCGCTGTGCATGACGCATCTGATCCTCGAGGCGACGCGTCTCCAGCTCGAGGGCCTTGCTCTCCGTGACGTCCACGGACAGACCCGTCAGCCCGACGATCGTCCCGTCGGCGTCGAGACGTGGGAAGTAGCGGTTCGACCAACGACGCCCGCCCACGCTGACCTCGGCCGCGTTGGCCTCCCCACGTAGCGCCTGCACGATGGCGGCGAGCGCCTCTGGCGCATCCGCGTACAGCTCGTGCACCGACTGGCCGACGAGCTGCCCCGGCTCCAGCCCCAGAGACATGAGGGCCTGACCTTCGGAGAGCGTCACGATGCCGTCCATGTCCACGGCCCACAGCACGATGGGCATGGACCCGATCACCGAGTGCAGCTGGGCCCGCACCTCGGCGAGCTCCGCGATCAGCTGGACGCTCAGGTTTCCCGACTCGGAGGACATGCGCTCCCGTCGACCATACACGGATTCGCCACGAAGGTGGGACGGGCGCTCCCAGGCAGTTATGGTGCGTGCATGTCGCGTACCCCGAAGCTGTCTTGCGCGGCGTTGCTAGCCTTCGGGCTCTGCGCGCCGGGCTGCGGTTCCCCCGACCGCACCATGATGATGACCGAAGACATGGCCGTCCCGACCGATAGCTCGGGTATGGGCACGGCGCTGGCGCTGGACGACGTGTACACGGTCACGCCAGGCGAAGCGTTCATGGTGGCCGCGGCGAACGGCGTCCTGGCCAACGACACCGCCGTGGCGATGCTGACGGCCGGCGCGCGCACGTCCACCCAAGGCGCCGACGTGAACGTCGCAGCCGACGGCAGCTTCACCTACGCCACACCCGTCGAGATGACGGGGGACGACACGTTCACGTACAGCGTGATGGGCAGCGACGGCGTCGCGGTCACCGGCACGGTCACGCTCCGTCCACGCGTGGGCTGCGGTGACGGGACACGTCAAACGGGCGAGCTCTGCTTCCCATCCGACCCGCTGGTCACGCGCGGGTTAGTCTCTCGATCGACGCTGGCGAACATCGACGCGGACTCGGCGCCGGAGCTGGTTGTGACGAGCGTCTCCCAGCTCGGGCACGCGTTCGTCGAGGTGTTCGAGGTAGCAGGACCGGGACTAGCGCTGCGCTCCACCACCCCCCTCTCGGTCTTCGAGCTGTCGGGCGAGCACGCCCTCGGCGACGTGGACGGTGACGACGACCTCGACCTGTTGTTCGCCACGTACGACACGCTGCACATCCATCGAAACGATGGCACCGGGACGTTCAACGCATGGGTGAGCCTGCCGTACGGCGCCAGCGTGTTCGGGGACGTGGCGCTGACGACCGGACGCTTCGATGCAGACGCTCACCTGGACGTCGCGGTGCTGCAACGCAATGACGGCACGGTGCAGCTCTTGCGCGGCGACGGAACAGGAGCGTTCGACGTGAGCGCCACGCCCATCCTCGTGACGCCGAGCTACCGCGTTCAGGCCGTGGACATCGGCGACGACGGAGACCTCGACATCGCGCTCCTGCCGCAGAACGCGAGCGCGGGGGACCTCCGCTTCCTCCGGGGCGACGGAATCGGCGGCCTCGTCGAGGAGTCGCTGACCACGGGTGTGTCGTCGCCGGTGGTGCTCGATGGGCTGTTCGACGCGGACGCGCATCGTGACCTCGTCGTCGTGGGCACGGGCATCACCCTGCTCCCGGGGGACGGCGCAGGCGACTACGGCACGGCGGTGGACCTGACCCCGGTCACCGCGTTCACGAGCGTGCTCGGCGCGGCGCTGGGAGACTTCGACGGAGACACCCGGCTGGACGTGGCTGGCGCGAGCAACGGCGGGCTGCGCGTGTTGTTCCAGACGCCCGCCGGGGGCTTGTCCGACGGCTGGAGCGAGAACCCGGGGGTGCGCTACGAGGAGCTCCATCGCCTCCCGGGCGCCGCCTCGGCCGCGGACGACCTGCTCGCGCGCAACGACCGGCGCGTGACGCGCTTTCGCGGCGATGGGGCCGGCGGGATGGTCGAGAGCACACCTGCGCTCCCGTCCACGCGTTTCGGGTCGTTCCTCACCGACGGCGCCCTCGCGGATCTGGACGGTGACGGCGCGCTGGACCTCGTGGTGGCGGACTACAACACCTCGCGTGTGTCCCGCTTCGCCGGTGACGGGCGCGGCGGGTTTGGCGCGCCTGCGATGGTGGCGCAGCTGTCGAGCGCCGTGCAGTCGGTGGCCATCGGGCGCCTCGACGCGAACACCAGCGCGGACATCCTGACCGCCGAGACGAGCGGAAGCTCCGTCGGTATCTGGCTGGCCACCGTGTCGGGGGGGTTCTCCAACAGCGGCTCCGTGGCGGTGGGGCCGGGGCCCGCGCGTGTGGTGCTCGCCGACTTCGACGGGGACACCATCCTGGACTTCGCCACGGCCAACGCGGGGACCGCCGCAGGCGTCCCAGGCGGCGCGCAAGACACGGTCAGCATCCGCCTCGGGACGGGCTCGGGCACGTTTACCGCGCCAGCCGTGCCCGAGGTCCCGGCCTGCGAAGGCCCAGAGCGTCTGGCCGTGGGGTTGGTCGACGACGACACGCACCTCGATCTGGTCGTGACCTGCATCAGCGGTGACGAAGTGGCGGTGCTGCTGGGCGATGGCGCCGGGGGCTTCACGCACGCCGCGGGCTCCCCCATCGCCACGGGCAACGCGCGCGACGTCGCGCTCGCCGATCTCGACGGTGACGAGGTCTTGGACTTCGTCATCACCCAGGAGGTCTCGCAGAAGCTCGCGGTCTGGAAGGGCGTGGGCGACGGGACCTTCACCTACCTGGGTGAGGTCCCGGTTGGCGGGGTCACACACAGCCTCGCGCTACTCGACCTCGATGGCGACGAGGTCGTCGATCTGGTCGCCACGACCGACCGCGGCGCCGAGCTCTACGTGGGCATAGGCGACGGGACGTTCACCACGCCGCCCGGCTCACGCACAGGCGCCTTCGGCGGAGAGGTCGTGGCGGGCGACCTGACGGGCGACGGCTTGGCGGAGCTCGTGCTGATCGACGGCCCCAGCGTGACGGTGCTGCGCTCGCGGTACTGAGTACGGCTGACCTATACTGCACGCATGACGCACGACGCGACGACGCTCGCCGCCAGCCACTCTCCCGTGAGCCACGGCTTGCGCGCCGTGCTCGCGGTGGTCGCGGGCGACGAGCCCTCCGTACGCACGCTGGCTCCCGGCGGCGCGCTCACGCTCGGGCGGTCCAGCTCCTGCGACTGGAGCTTCACGGACACCCAGGCCAGCCGCGTGCAGGCCATCGTGCGCTTCGACGACGAGGCGGGCCTCAGCATCGAAGACCCCGGCAGCCGCAACGGGACGTTCCTGGACGACGAGCGCGTCCACACTCCGCAGCCGTGGCTCCCCGGTCAGGTGGTGCGCTTCGGGGCCGTGCGCCTGGTGGCGACGATCACGGGTGCGCGCGCCGACGAGGAGGACGCGGCAGACGACACCGAAGACGATGGGGTCGTGGTCAGCTCGCCGCAGATGGTGGAGACGTTCGGGTTGGCCGACCGCGCAGCGCGCAGTGAAGCCACGGTGCTGGTGCTGGGCGAGACCGGCACGGGCAAGGAGGTGCTGGCCGACCGCATCCATCGCAAGAGCAAGCGCAGGCGCGGTCCGTTCGTGACGTTGAACTGCGGGAGCTTGGTCGAGACCCTCGCGGAGTCCACGCTCTTCGGTCACGAACGAGGCGCCTTCACGGGCGCCGCACAGCGTCACGCGGGCGTCTTCGAGCAGGCCCACGAGGGGACGCTGTTCCTCGACGAGGTGGGCGAGTTGTCCGCGAATCTGCAGACGCGCCTGCTGCGGGTCTTGGAGGACGGGCGCGTGACGCGCGTGGGGGGCTCGACACAGACCGAGGTGAACGTGCGCGTGGTGGCCGCGACGCATCGTGATCTGCCGGAGATGGTGCGCGCGGGCGAGTTCCGCGAGGACCTGCTGTATCGACTGGACGTCGTGCGCATCCGCGTGCCTCCGCTGCGTGAGCGCACCGAGGACGTCGAGCCGCTCGCGCTGCACTTCTTGGATCAGTTCGCAGGGGGGCGACCGCTGCGCTTGTCCGCCGGCGCGCGGCGCGCGTTGCTCGCGCACCCGTTCCCCGGGAACGTCCGCGAGCTACGCAATTGCATGGAACGCGCGGTGGCCCTCGCGGCGGACGTCGTCATCCACGAAGGCGACCTCAACCTGTCGTCGCGCACCTCGGCCGAACGCGGTGGGCTGCTGCGTGCGCAGGTGGGCGACGAAGAGAAGCGCGCCGTGCTCGAGGCGCTCGAGGCGTGCGAGGGGAACCAGACGCGCGCTGCGAAGCGGCTGGGCATCGCGCGGCGCACCTTGATCAACAAGATGGAGAAGTACGGGCTGCACGGGAAGGGCAAGTAGGCCGACCGCAGGCGGGGAGCGCCGCGAGAATTGTGCAGGTCGCTGCACAGTGTGCAGCCGAGGTCCACCGGGGGTCTTCTCAGGGAGGCGCAGCGCGCCCTGAAACAAGCGCCTTCCGATGGCATGAGGGTTGCGTAGGTCAGTCGCAGGAGATCGCTGACTTATGACCACCATGCAACGCACCCTCACTTCTCTCTCGCTCCTCTTGGCCCTCTCGGGGCTCACCGCCGGCTGCGGCGACGGTGGCCCCGCGGGTACTGCCAAGCTCTTGGTGCAGGGACGGGTCGAGGCCAACCTGGATCGAGACGCAACGACGGTCACGGCGCATGTCATCGCCGAAGACGGCAGCCGCGAGCCCGTCGCGATGGAGCCCACCGCGACCGACGGAAGCGGGCGCTACCGCATCGAGAGCGACGCGGAGCTCCGCGCTGACACGAACATCGTGCTCGACGCAGACGACGGCTCCGAGCACGCAGCCGTCGTGCTGACCGTCGACGCCGACGGCGAGATGACCGCCGAGCCCATGAACGAGGAGACCACCCTGGAGGCGGCGGTGTTCGAGTCGCTCGCGACGTCCGCCACATGCGAGGACTGCTCGCACGCGGCCGTCCGTGCCGCCGTGGAGGCAGAGGCGGCCGCCACGTACGAGAGCGCGGGACCGTCGGAGGCCACGCTCGCGGACGTGAGCGCGACCATTGCCGCGCGCATCGAGGCCGAGGCGAGCGTGCTGCGCGAGGACAGCGCGAGCGCGTTCGAAGCCTACGTCGAGGCACGCGCGGAGGCTCAGACCCAAGAGGCCGAAGCGCTGGACGCGGCGACGAACGCGTCCGCGACGGCGGAGGCGCACGCGCAGTACGACCAGGCCATCGCCAATGCCCAAGCGGAGAGCAGCTACACGGCAGAGACCTGGGCGGCCAGCGCGCACGCCGCCGCCGAGGCAACCCGCATGGAGGCGAGCAGCGTGTCGCTCGAGGCGACCCTCTACGCGCAGCTCGTCGCCGACGCCGAGCAGGAGCGCGCGGCCTCGGTGCATGCCGCGATGGAGGCCGAGCTCGCCGCGGCTGGCGTGACCGACGTGAGCCTCGACGCCACCTTCGCCGCCCTCGAGATTGCCATCGACGACGCGCGCGGGGACGGCGCGGCGGCCGGCGACAGCATCGCCAGCGCCTGGGCGGACGCGGCCGTGTCTCTGCGCGCCGAGATCTCGGGCTCCCTGGACGGCGTGGTGAAGACCGCGTTCGACGGTTGGGCGACGTTCTCGACCACGTTGGTCGCTACGCTGCGCGCCGACGCGGCGCTCGGGGGAACGGGCAGCGTCGCGTCGGCCGTGATGCTGGGCGGGGGCCTCGGGGACATCAGCGCGGACGTGACGGCGCTGACGTCGGCCGGGATGGACTCCGCCACGGCGGCGGCCTTCGCGAGCGTCCTGCTGCACGCCGAGCTGGCGGCCAGCGCGCAGTGACCGCGCGCTGAGGCAACTTTGGCAGCCTGCTGCCCAGCGGCAGGCTGTCTTCCTCGAGGGGCGCGGCGTCACGTACGTCGCGCCCCTCCTCTATTTCACCAGCGCGCAGGCCTGCCCACCGCGTGAGCGCCGCCTGCCGTTCGAGGTCGGCGCGCATCGGCGCTCCTGCTTTCACTCCATCTGCTCGCGGATGTAGCGGGTCTCGCCCGACGACAGACGCACGTCGATGGTGCGCTGGGCGTCGAGGGGCGCGTTCACGAGGCGGACCTGATGACGCCCGGGAGGCAACGCGAGCGCGGTGATGGGGGTCTGTCCCACACGTCGACCGTCCACGAACACCTCGGCCCACGGGCGAGCGCCGATGTGCAGGTAGGCGCTCGGAGGCGCCCCGGCCACCGTCGACGGAGTGGCGATCGGCTCCGAATCGTCCGCAACGGACGACGCCGACACGCCGTCTCCGCTCGGCGTGGTCCCTCTGGTGGTGCGGCCGGTCCCGCGACCATCGGTGCGGACGCGCGAAGCGGTTCGGCGAGACGTCATGGCGGGCGCGGACTGACTCCCGTGTTCCGTGACCAGCGCATCCGGGGCGCGCTCGCTGGCGGGGGCCACCGGTCCCGCCGACCCGGCGCTTCGCTCGCGCGTGCCGGCTCCCCGCGGCGGTCCATCCGTCACGGCCGAGCGCTCATCCTCGCCCGCTGAGGCGACGGGCACCTCCGGGGGATCCTCGAGCCCCTCGGCGCCACGCAGCGCCCACACCAAGACCCCGCCCATGAGCCCCAGCACCAGCAGCAGCGCCCCCCCAAAGACCGCGCGACGACGCACGCGAGCCGAAGGACGCGCCGTCCCACGGATGGAGTCCGGGACGGCGGCGCCAGGGTCCGTCGCGGTCGTGCCAGCGGTCGCCGGGGCCGGGCGCGAGTTCGCCGCAGCCGCGTCGAGGTCCACCCGGGCATCCGGCCCCGCGTCCAGCGTGGGCAGCAGCGCTGGATCTCCCCCGTGGACCGCGGCCTCCCCACCCGCGGATGCATCGCGAGCGTCGCGTGCTTGGGCTGGTTCGGGCGGGGCGGTCACGGTAGGCAGCGTGCCGGGCGATGCCGCGAAGCTTGCGGCCGTGAGGAACACCACCTCCAGCGAGGGTCCCTGTTGGTAGCCCGAGGTCATGTGCTCGACCCGCCGCTGCAGGGACACGCGAGGCAGCTCGGCGCCGCTCGCGATCGACACGGACTCGAGCCGCTCCAGCTCGCGGGCCACCTCCTCCATACTGCTGGGGCGATCCTCGACCAGGGGCGCGACCATGCGCACCAACAGCTCCGCCAGCGGCGCGGGCGCGACCTTCCGCACCTCGTTCGGGTCACGCGAGAGCGCCCCCGTCGCGAGGTGGTTCAGCGTGACGCCCATGGCGAAGATGTCCGCCCGCCCGTCCACCTCGAACCCCCAACGTTGCTCGGGGGCCATGTAAGCGGGCGTCCCCGCGGCGGGGAGCTCCGTGCCCGACAGCATGGCCACCCCGAAGTCCGTCAGGTGGACCTGCCCCGCGCGACTCAGCAGGACGTTCGCCGGCTTC from Sandaracinaceae bacterium encodes the following:
- a CDS encoding acyl-CoA thioesterase, with amino-acid sequence MSEQVKATVVLAPVEDTIQVRFSDTDAMGHISSGSYAAFAEVGRETFFKNIPDERSEIPWFVLARLAMDYPREGRYGQVFTLHTRAIGIGDKSLTLEQVVHADDKVVCRVEVVMVGFDPATRKSAPVPKHWRLP
- a CDS encoding response regulator; amino-acid sequence: MSSESGNLSVQLIAELAEVRAQLHSVIGSMPIVLWAVDMDGIVTLSEGQALMSLGLEPGQLVGQSVHELYADAPEALAAIVQALRGEANAAEVSVGGRRWSNRYFPRLDADGTIVGLTGLSVDVTESKALELETRRLEDQMRHAQRLESLGLLAGGIAHDFNNLLAVILGSLNLLARDVPAVSRASELVQQGERAALRAAELTHQMLVYAGRGHFRVGLADLNALITDMGSLIASGLSKRARLTYALDPALPPVSVDAAQIQQVIMNLLTNASDALGGGEGTIHVTSGSDVDPSVPLPDDYPAPHGVVFFEVTDSGAGMGEETQRRIFEPFFTTKETGRGLGLSAVLGIVRGHHGRLDVRSAEGEGTTFRVTLPAGERSGAPEAAREAGREQRASQRPGTRILLVDDEDMVRSVVREVLVQAGFEVSVFGSSTDAAAHAAAYPGRYAAAVVDVVMPGMTGNELVRALRTHSPQLPIVMMSGLDHTAADAVRDAPERTVFLQKPFALALLVSELTRLLG
- a CDS encoding sigma 54-interacting transcriptional regulator, which gives rise to MTHDATTLAASHSPVSHGLRAVLAVVAGDEPSVRTLAPGGALTLGRSSSCDWSFTDTQASRVQAIVRFDDEAGLSIEDPGSRNGTFLDDERVHTPQPWLPGQVVRFGAVRLVATITGARADEEDAADDTEDDGVVVSSPQMVETFGLADRAARSEATVLVLGETGTGKEVLADRIHRKSKRRRGPFVTLNCGSLVETLAESTLFGHERGAFTGAAQRHAGVFEQAHEGTLFLDEVGELSANLQTRLLRVLEDGRVTRVGGSTQTEVNVRVVAATHRDLPEMVRAGEFREDLLYRLDVVRIRVPPLRERTEDVEPLALHFLDQFAGGRPLRLSAGARRALLAHPFPGNVRELRNCMERAVALAADVVIHEGDLNLSSRTSAERGGLLRAQVGDEEKRAVLEALEACEGNQTRAAKRLGIARRTLINKMEKYGLHGKGK
- a CDS encoding VCBS repeat-containing protein is translated as MSRTPKLSCAALLAFGLCAPGCGSPDRTMMMTEDMAVPTDSSGMGTALALDDVYTVTPGEAFMVAAANGVLANDTAVAMLTAGARTSTQGADVNVAADGSFTYATPVEMTGDDTFTYSVMGSDGVAVTGTVTLRPRVGCGDGTRQTGELCFPSDPLVTRGLVSRSTLANIDADSAPELVVTSVSQLGHAFVEVFEVAGPGLALRSTTPLSVFELSGEHALGDVDGDDDLDLLFATYDTLHIHRNDGTGTFNAWVSLPYGASVFGDVALTTGRFDADAHLDVAVLQRNDGTVQLLRGDGTGAFDVSATPILVTPSYRVQAVDIGDDGDLDIALLPQNASAGDLRFLRGDGIGGLVEESLTTGVSSPVVLDGLFDADAHRDLVVVGTGITLLPGDGAGDYGTAVDLTPVTAFTSVLGAALGDFDGDTRLDVAGASNGGLRVLFQTPAGGLSDGWSENPGVRYEELHRLPGAASAADDLLARNDRRVTRFRGDGAGGMVESTPALPSTRFGSFLTDGALADLDGDGALDLVVADYNTSRVSRFAGDGRGGFGAPAMVAQLSSAVQSVAIGRLDANTSADILTAETSGSSVGIWLATVSGGFSNSGSVAVGPGPARVVLADFDGDTILDFATANAGTAAGVPGGAQDTVSIRLGTGSGTFTAPAVPEVPACEGPERLAVGLVDDDTHLDLVVTCISGDEVAVLLGDGAGGFTHAAGSPIATGNARDVALADLDGDEVLDFVITQEVSQKLAVWKGVGDGTFTYLGEVPVGGVTHSLALLDLDGDEVVDLVATTDRGAELYVGIGDGTFTTPPGSRTGAFGGEVVAGDLTGDGLAELVLIDGPSVTVLRSRY
- a CDS encoding protein kinase; translated protein: MSAGQPSQDRVGRYILEHRVASGGMGEVFSARAVGAAGTSKRVCIKRILASRKLSEGAVSHFISEAKLSMQLSHANIVPVFDFGSAEDGYYLVMEWVDGVDMGAVLEATRARQEPLSVAEVSYIGARLAHGLAHAHSRDIVHRDVKPANVLLSRAGQVHLTDFGVAMLSGTELPAAGTPAYMAPEQRWGFEVDGRADIFAMGVTLNHLATGALSRDPNEVRKVAPAPLAELLVRMVAPLVEDRPSSMEEVARELERLESVSIASGAELPRVSLQRRVEHMTSGYQQGPSLEVVFLTAASFAASPGTLPTVTAPPEPAQARDARDASAGGEAAVHGGDPALLPTLDAGPDARVDLDAAAANSRPAPATAGTTATDPGAAVPDSIRGTARPSARVRRRAVFGGALLLVLGLMGGVLVWALRGAEGLEDPPEVPVASAGEDERSAVTDGPPRGAGTRERSAGSAGPVAPASERAPDALVTEHGSQSAPAMTSRRTASRVRTDGRGTGRTTRGTTPSGDGVSASSVADDSEPIATPSTVAGAPPSAYLHIGARPWAEVFVDGRRVGQTPITALALPPGRHQVRLVNAPLDAQRTIDVRLSSGETRYIREQME